In a genomic window of Gossypium arboreum isolate Shixiya-1 chromosome 9, ASM2569848v2, whole genome shotgun sequence:
- the LOC108454477 gene encoding alkaline ceramidase-like codes for MEDGFSSFWGPVTSTDRCEKNYVHSSYIAEFFNTISNIPGILFALIGLINALRQRFEKRFSVLHISNMILSIGSMLYHATLQRVQQQGDETPMVWEMLLYFYILYSPDWHYRSTMPTFLFFYGVGFAIAHALIRFEIGFKVHYIILCLLCIPRMYKYYIYTKDNYAKRLAKLYIATLFLGSICWLMDQVLCKEISHWYFNPQGHALWHVFMSFNSYFANTFLMFCRAEQRRWDPKIVHFFGVFPYVKIQKPKSQ; via the exons ATGGAAGATGGATTTTCAAGCTTCTGGGGTCCTGTCACATCCACTGATCGGTGCGAGAAAAATTATGTTCACTCATCTTACATTGCGGAGTTTTTTAACACTATATCCAATATACCGGGCATTCTTTTTGCACTCATTGGCCTTATAAATGCCCTGAGACAACGATTTGAGAAGAGGTTTAGTGTCCTTCACATATCTAATATGATACTTTCCATTGGGAGCATGCTATACCACGCCACACTACAACGTGT GCAACAGCAAGGTGATGAAACTCCAATGGTGTGGGAAATGCTTCTATACTTTTACATCCTCTATTCACCAGACTGGCACTATCGGAGTACAATGCCTACTTTCCTGTTCTTTTATGGAGTCGGCTTTGCAATAGCCCATGCTCTCATCCGCTTCGAAATTGGCTTCAAGGTGCATTACATCATTCTCTGCCTTCTCTGCATCCCTCGAATGTACAAATACTACATCTACACTAAAGATAACTATGCAAAGCGGCTTGCAAAGCTATATATAGCAACTTTGTTCCTGGGAAGCATATGTTGGCTTATGGACCAGGTATTGTGCAAGGAGATATCTCATTGGTACTTCAACCCTCAAGGTCATGCTCTATGGCATGTCTTCATGAGCTTCAATTCATATTTCGCCAACACGTTCCTGATGTTTTGTCGTGCTGAGCAGCGAAGATGGGATCCGAAAATCGTCCACTTCTTTGGTGTTTTCCCTTATGTCAAAATTCAAAAACCAAAGAGCCAGTGA